The region CAACTCGCTGTGGGATATCACTGGCTCGCGCCGCAAAAGCATGGGCCTTCTTGGATGATCGTGACTATGTTCGTCCAGAAGACGTGCAACATGTTTTAATTCCTGTTTTAGGTCATCGTCTGGGAGGCAATCATGGCATCAAACGTGGTCGCGAATGGGCTGCAGTTCTTAAAAAGACGACGCCAGTCCCAGTCTAAAAAAGCCCGAACGTATATTTTACCTACACGCTTCGGCATGGCCTTTGGGCTCATGTCGCTGGTGTTGTTTTTTATGGCCGTCGGATATGCGAACAATTTGATTTATATTTTCTTTTTCTTTCTGACTTCTGTGGCATTTACCGGAATGGTTATCACCAACCGCAATGTGCAAGCAGTCAGCTTTTCCAGAATTTTACCCGGAGAGGTGTTCGCCCAGGAAGAGGGCCGGCTTCGTGTTGAACTTCAAAACACAACAATGACAACAAGTTTTGAAATTGAAGTGGTGACGGATCGAAAGACAAAAGAGGCGCTACGCTCGACGGTCGCGCCAGAAATTGAATCCGTTGTGCCGGTGGCGTGGACACCCGCCAAGCGGGGGATGCAAAGCGCACCAACCCTTCGTATTCAGGGCTCGTATCCATTTGGGTTGTTGCAAGCGTGGAAGGTTATTAAATCTCCCGGATCGGTACTTGTGTTTCCCGCCCGACAAGGTGTGACTGAATTTCCGATGGGTTCAGGTGCAGATTCGGTGGCAGAGTCTATGGGACTTTTCCTAAATCATAAAATCTATCAATCTGGGGATCCCGTTCGTCGTATCGATTGGAAAGCCAGCGCTCGGCGTAACGAGGTTTTGATTAAAAAATATGAAGAGCCCGAAAAGCCAGCGCTGAATTTTTCTTGGGAGCAAACCGAATCCCTCCGTGATCCTGAACTTCGCCTTTCGCAAATGGCCCTGTGGATTGATCAAGCTGAAGCACAAAACTACGTCTATTCGATGCGGATCGGGGCGGTACAAACCCCATCGGCCAAAGGCCGTGAACACTGGCGACGTTGTCTTGAACTTTTGGCATTGGCTAAAGTTTCGGAGCTTCCGTGAGAAAAGAGTTCTTTGCACAAACTTATTTCAGTCTTTCTGTGGTGATGGCGATGTTAATGGTTGCCGTCGAAGTCACTCCTTGGGTGGCATTTCTGGGAATGGGAATGCTGATTTGGAAATGGGGTACCGAAAAATATCACTGGCAGGGGCTGTCGCGCCGATTTACGGGCTTTCTAAGTATGTTGTTGCTGGGACAAGTTTTGTTCCAATACCGCACGATCGTGGGGCAAGAACCTTCCTATACTTTGCTGTTAGGGCTTTCTGGTTTACGCGTGATGGATTACTCAAATGATCGCGATCACAAGTTTGTTGCGCTGTTAGCGTTCATCTTGATTTCCGTCAAAGCACTTTTCAGTATTGATATCTATTGGATTTTACCATCGGCCTTTGCTTTTTGGGGGATATGGTATTCCTTAATCCCGGCACATACTCCGGCAAAAGGTCGCACCTTGTGGAAGATTTTCTTGTTGTCCGTTCCATTTACTGTGATTTTATTCTTTGCATTCCCGCGCGTTGTG is a window of Bdellovibrio sp. SKB1291214 DNA encoding:
- a CDS encoding DUF58 domain-containing protein gives rise to the protein MASNVVANGLQFLKRRRQSQSKKARTYILPTRFGMAFGLMSLVLFFMAVGYANNLIYIFFFFLTSVAFTGMVITNRNVQAVSFSRILPGEVFAQEEGRLRVELQNTTMTTSFEIEVVTDRKTKEALRSTVAPEIESVVPVAWTPAKRGMQSAPTLRIQGSYPFGLLQAWKVIKSPGSVLVFPARQGVTEFPMGSGADSVAESMGLFLNHKIYQSGDPVRRIDWKASARRNEVLIKKYEEPEKPALNFSWEQTESLRDPELRLSQMALWIDQAEAQNYVYSMRIGAVQTPSAKGREHWRRCLELLALAKVSELP